The following are encoded in a window of bacterium SCSIO 12643 genomic DNA:
- a CDS encoding DUF4301 family protein, producing the protein MSDKLNIAELAISEQVIDQQVENLKNGPKELNLKRPCTVGDGISALSDAELNRLVDGYEGMINGKTICRFTPASGAATRMFKHLYEGDHNSGLLKEFLDRIQGFAFYEALNITDHDSAEQIVNKVLGSEGLNYGNLPKAMIDFHKYPNEVRKSIDEQLVEGVAYAKSNNLVDFHFTISEEHKEIVQEHLNKVLSKYEEKLETKINISYSTQLKSTDTVALDVDNKLVYQENGDLLLRPGGHGSLIHNLNQMDADVIYVKNIDNIVREEKQPEIIKYKKALGAKLIELQTTVFKYLNELETQEVLSDRLSEMADFIREELNVDVSANQEEIFQKLNRPIRVCGMVKNEGKAGGGPFWVDDSVQIVESAQMNLDKPEVLAMLENATHFNPVDLVCGIKDYKGHKFNLADFIDPETFFVASKSYMGKEIKVLEHPGLWNGAMANWNTVFVEVPVSTFHPVKTVNDLLAEAHQA; encoded by the coding sequence ATGAGTGATAAATTAAATATTGCAGAGTTGGCTATTTCAGAACAAGTGATAGATCAACAAGTAGAGAATTTAAAAAACGGACCTAAAGAATTAAATCTAAAAAGACCTTGCACAGTAGGAGATGGAATTAGCGCCTTATCTGATGCTGAATTAAATCGATTAGTAGATGGCTATGAGGGTATGATTAATGGTAAAACAATATGTAGATTTACTCCAGCTTCTGGGGCGGCAACAAGAATGTTTAAGCACTTATATGAGGGTGACCACAATTCTGGATTGCTAAAAGAATTCTTAGATCGTATTCAAGGTTTTGCTTTCTATGAAGCACTAAATATTACAGATCATGATTCTGCTGAGCAAATTGTAAATAAAGTACTTGGAAGTGAAGGTTTAAATTATGGTAACCTCCCTAAGGCAATGATTGATTTTCATAAGTACCCTAATGAGGTTAGAAAGTCAATAGATGAACAACTGGTAGAAGGTGTTGCGTATGCGAAGTCAAATAATCTTGTTGATTTTCATTTCACAATTTCTGAAGAGCACAAAGAAATTGTTCAGGAACACTTAAATAAAGTGCTTTCGAAATATGAGGAAAAGTTGGAGACTAAAATTAACATTAGTTATTCAACGCAGCTTAAAAGTACCGATACTGTAGCTTTGGATGTTGATAACAAGTTAGTGTATCAAGAAAATGGAGACTTACTGTTAAGACCAGGTGGGCATGGTTCTTTGATTCATAATTTGAATCAAATGGACGCTGATGTGATTTATGTAAAGAACATCGACAATATCGTAAGAGAAGAAAAGCAGCCGGAAATAATTAAATATAAAAAAGCACTTGGGGCTAAATTGATAGAACTTCAAACTACTGTTTTTAAATATTTAAATGAATTAGAAACTCAAGAAGTATTATCGGATCGTTTAAGTGAAATGGCAGATTTTATCAGAGAGGAATTGAATGTAGATGTAAGTGCTAATCAAGAAGAAATATTTCAAAAATTAAATAGACCAATTCGTGTATGCGGTATGGTTAAGAATGAAGGAAAAGCTGGAGGAGGCCCATTTTGGGTGGATGATTCTGTTCAAATTGTAGAAAGTGCGCAAATGAATTTGGATAAACCTGAAGTACTGGCAATGTTAGAGAATGCGACACATTTTAATCCGGTAGATTTAGTCTGTGGAATAAAAGATTATAAAGGTCACAAATTTAATTTAGCCGATTTTATTGATCCAGAGACCTTCTTTGTGGCGTCAAAATCTTATATGGGAAAAGAGATTAAGGTTTTAGAACATCCGGGCCTTTGGAATGGGGCTATGGCGAATTGGAATACCGTATTTGTAGAGGTCCCGGTATCAACTTTTCATCCTGTTAAAACGGTAAATGATTTGCTTGCTGAAGCGCATCAGGCTTAG
- a CDS encoding twitch domain-containing radical SAM protein, whose product MENSKPYCLMPWIHFHVGDNGLAKACCVANIPFGNINTSPFEDIWNGESIQKLRSRFLNGEPDKRCAQCVNLEAAGGKSIRQETYEKFAHLDISLDSPVPIYFDIRFSNVCNLKCRTCWHGASSSWFEDAKKLKTQKGQKAVIQNIQDFHRFIAELGTYLRNAKEIYFAGGEPLVTEEHYLLLNWLIEQRQTKVKLRYNTNFTFLKYKQHDVLELWQNFESVEVMASLDAIGPLSTYIRSGSKWNKVIQNFNRIQSIPNIQFKISPTISVLNIQSITDLISYTLDNHMISEKGLYINILERPIHYNIQILPHSKKEQIDQKIKTYISSLSSKRIQDQLQEILQYMWAQDLSTHWEKFHLQNGKIDHIREETFPLFS is encoded by the coding sequence ATGGAGAACTCCAAACCATACTGTTTAATGCCATGGATTCATTTTCATGTAGGAGATAATGGATTAGCGAAAGCGTGTTGTGTTGCAAATATTCCTTTTGGAAATATCAACACTTCTCCTTTTGAGGATATTTGGAATGGAGAATCTATTCAAAAACTCAGATCCCGTTTTTTAAATGGTGAACCTGATAAAAGGTGTGCACAATGTGTAAATCTGGAAGCCGCTGGAGGAAAAAGTATCCGTCAGGAGACTTATGAAAAATTTGCTCATTTAGATATTTCATTAGACAGCCCTGTTCCCATTTACTTTGATATTCGTTTTTCGAATGTGTGTAACCTAAAATGTAGAACGTGTTGGCATGGAGCCAGTTCATCCTGGTTTGAGGATGCAAAAAAGCTAAAAACTCAAAAAGGACAAAAAGCCGTAATCCAAAACATTCAGGATTTTCATCGTTTCATAGCCGAACTTGGGACTTACTTACGGAATGCAAAGGAGATTTATTTTGCTGGTGGAGAACCTTTGGTAACTGAAGAACATTATCTTCTTCTTAATTGGCTTATAGAACAGCGTCAAACTAAAGTTAAACTCAGATACAATACCAATTTCACGTTCTTAAAATACAAACAGCATGATGTGCTTGAATTATGGCAAAATTTTGAATCCGTAGAAGTTATGGCTAGTCTGGATGCTATAGGCCCTCTAAGCACCTATATAAGAAGCGGGAGTAAATGGAATAAAGTTATCCAAAACTTTAATCGCATTCAATCTATTCCCAATATTCAATTCAAAATTTCACCCACAATTTCTGTTTTAAATATTCAAAGCATCACAGATTTAATCTCATACACTCTTGATAATCACATGATTTCAGAAAAAGGTCTTTACATCAATATTTTAGAGCGTCCTATACATTATAACATCCAAATTCTTCCGCATTCGAAAAAGGAACAGATTGATCAAAAAATCAAAACATATATTTCTTCCCTATCATCAAAAAGAATCCAGGATCAACTACAAGAAATATTACAATACATGTGGGCTCAGGACTTATCCACGCACTGGGAAAAATTTCATCTCCAAAATGGTAAAATTGACCACATTAGAGAAGAAACTTTTCCTTTATTTAGTTAA
- a CDS encoding helix-turn-helix domain-containing protein, giving the protein MQRQLSLRERQVLKLMLAEYTQKEICAALNIHSSTVSTMKQKIMEKWDVTTMVGMVKEAIKRGYLEIESFTPVMKIVR; this is encoded by the coding sequence ATGCAGAGACAACTGAGCCTTAGAGAACGTCAAGTTTTAAAATTAATGTTGGCGGAGTACACCCAAAAAGAAATATGCGCAGCATTAAACATTCATTCCAGTACAGTTAGTACTATGAAACAAAAAATCATGGAAAAATGGGATGTAACCACAATGGTGGGAATGGTTAAAGAAGCCATAAAACGTGGGTATTTAGAAATTGAGAGTTTTACTCCCGTAATGAAAATTGTTCGTTAA